In a single window of the Streptacidiphilus sp. P02-A3a genome:
- a CDS encoding ABC transporter ATP-binding protein, translating to MTTISIDRVSRWFGNVVAVNDISMQIGPGVTGLLGPNGAGKSTLIHMMSGFLPPSTGRVDIDGAPVWKNQQAYRQIGLVPEREAMYDFLTGHEFVLANAELHGLPDPGAAAQRALATVEMEYAQDRKVTTYSKGMKQRVKMASALVHEPSVLLLDEPFNGMDPRQRMHLMGLLRRFGAEGRTVLFSSHILEEVEQLARHIEVVVAGRHAASGDFHKIRRLMTSRPHQYLVRSSDDRALAAALIADTSTAGIEFDPREQALRIQAVDFYRFAELVPRVAKEAGIRLLTVSPQDESLESVFSYLVTSA from the coding sequence GTGACCACCATCAGTATCGACCGGGTCTCCCGCTGGTTCGGGAACGTGGTCGCCGTGAACGACATCAGCATGCAGATCGGGCCCGGAGTCACCGGCCTGCTCGGCCCGAACGGCGCCGGCAAGTCGACGCTCATCCACATGATGAGCGGGTTCCTGCCGCCGTCCACCGGGCGGGTCGACATCGACGGCGCGCCGGTCTGGAAGAACCAGCAGGCGTACCGGCAGATCGGCCTGGTGCCCGAGCGCGAGGCCATGTACGACTTCCTCACCGGGCACGAGTTCGTGCTCGCCAACGCCGAGCTGCACGGCCTGCCCGATCCGGGCGCGGCGGCGCAGCGGGCGCTGGCCACGGTCGAGATGGAGTACGCGCAGGACCGCAAGGTCACCACGTACTCCAAGGGCATGAAGCAGCGGGTGAAGATGGCCTCGGCGCTGGTGCACGAGCCGTCGGTGCTGCTGCTCGACGAGCCCTTCAACGGGATGGACCCGCGGCAGCGGATGCACCTGATGGGGTTGCTGCGCCGGTTCGGCGCGGAGGGCCGCACGGTGCTGTTCTCCTCGCACATCCTGGAGGAGGTGGAGCAGCTGGCCCGGCACATCGAGGTGGTGGTCGCCGGGCGGCACGCCGCCTCGGGGGACTTCCACAAGATCCGCCGGTTGATGACCAGCCGTCCGCACCAGTACCTGGTCCGCTCCAGCGACGACCGCGCGCTGGCGGCGGCGCTGATCGCGGACACCTCCACCGCCGGGATCGAGTTCGACCCGCGCGAGCAGGCGCTGCGGATCCAGGCCGTCGACTTCTACCGCTTCGCCGAGCTGGTGCCGCGCGTCGCCAAGGAGGCAGGCATCCGCCTGCTCACCGTCTCCCCGCAGGACGAGTCGCTGGAGAGCGTCTTCTCCTACCTCGTGACGTCCGCATGA
- a CDS encoding type II toxin-antitoxin system VapC family toxin: MSGTLVLDSEALSKLSRRHRDMTVWLDVARTLDLLVVTSAATLVEACDPKLPQAAFDHAVSLTKVRPVTEEIARAASKLLAAEGLHGHTYAIDAMLAATAHLEHGDVTVVTSDVEDLRQLCHARIAVEQV; the protein is encoded by the coding sequence GTGAGCGGCACTCTCGTTCTCGACAGCGAGGCACTCTCCAAGCTCTCCCGCCGACACCGGGACATGACCGTGTGGCTGGACGTCGCCCGCACCCTGGACCTCTTGGTTGTGACGAGTGCGGCAACGCTGGTCGAGGCGTGTGATCCCAAGCTGCCGCAGGCGGCGTTCGACCACGCCGTCTCACTGACCAAGGTGCGCCCGGTCACGGAGGAGATCGCACGCGCTGCGAGCAAGCTGCTCGCAGCCGAGGGACTTCACGGCCACACGTACGCCATCGACGCGATGCTTGCCGCTACGGCCCACCTGGAGCACGGGGACGTGACGGTCGTGACCAGCGATGTCGAGGATCTGCGCCAGCTGTGTCACGCCCGCATCGCGGTCGAACAAGTCTGA
- a CDS encoding FadR/GntR family transcriptional regulator, producing the protein MTGGHLRAAGRTSLVDAAIEQLRAQLSSGSWQVGDRIPTEHELAEQLQVGRNTVREAVRVLCHAGMLQSRQGEGTFVRSTSDPAAVLHGVQRSGVRDVLEVRAALENEAARLAALRHTPDDLARMRAALDAEAHVLATEPERAGREASVEHDLEFHTAMVESAHNPALTEVYRYFSASVRESMRAAFGDQEMPEVDLDSHRALVDAIASGDPEAAEAASRLLIADPMGTVARLLN; encoded by the coding sequence ATGACTGGTGGGCACCTGCGGGCGGCCGGGCGGACCTCGCTGGTCGACGCCGCGATCGAGCAGCTCCGCGCGCAGCTCAGCAGCGGCAGCTGGCAGGTCGGCGACCGCATCCCGACCGAGCACGAGCTGGCCGAGCAGCTGCAGGTGGGCCGCAACACCGTGCGCGAGGCGGTCCGGGTGCTCTGTCACGCCGGGATGCTCCAGTCACGCCAGGGCGAGGGCACCTTCGTCCGCTCCACCAGCGACCCCGCCGCCGTGCTGCACGGGGTGCAGCGCTCCGGGGTGCGCGACGTGCTGGAGGTCCGAGCCGCGCTGGAGAACGAGGCCGCGCGCCTCGCCGCGCTCCGGCACACCCCCGACGACCTGGCCCGGATGCGGGCCGCGCTGGACGCCGAGGCGCACGTGCTGGCGACCGAGCCGGAACGCGCCGGACGCGAGGCCAGCGTCGAGCACGACCTGGAGTTCCACACCGCCATGGTCGAGTCCGCACACAACCCGGCGCTCACCGAGGTCTACCGCTACTTCAGCGCCTCCGTCCGCGAGTCGATGCGGGCCGCCTTCGGCGACCAGGAGATGCCCGAGGTCGACCTCGACTCGCACCGGGCCCTGGTCGACGCCATCGCCTCCGGCGACCCCGAGGCCGCCGAGGCCGCCAGTCGGCTGCTGATCGCCGACCCCATGGGCACCGTCGCCCGCCTGCTCAACTGA
- a CDS encoding DUF433 domain-containing protein, with protein MSYEPKLAAALSGATLRQLSHWRRGGGERGAVLIPELSASRPILYSFRDVVALRTCVRLRQEASLQRIRRALNTLREGLDEREHLSAYRLVAGADTIYLADPDHAVDLVRSKGNLVIVEMVDVLAPFYRGGRRIPDLLEPRPHVSIDPAVRGGEPVVEGTRIPAAEVAALLRDGVKPSEISDYYPGVTPEAALDAADFVDYVDSYADDAEIRQAAS; from the coding sequence GTGTCGTACGAGCCCAAGCTGGCTGCCGCGTTGTCGGGAGCGACTCTGCGGCAGCTGTCGCACTGGCGGCGAGGGGGCGGCGAGCGCGGTGCTGTCCTGATTCCTGAGCTTTCGGCATCTCGTCCGATCCTCTACTCCTTTCGCGACGTGGTCGCTCTCCGGACCTGCGTCCGCCTTCGGCAGGAGGCGTCGTTGCAGCGGATCAGGCGCGCGCTGAACACCCTGCGCGAGGGCCTCGACGAACGCGAGCACCTTTCCGCCTACCGCTTGGTAGCAGGTGCTGACACCATCTACCTGGCGGACCCGGACCACGCAGTGGACCTTGTGCGAAGCAAGGGGAATCTGGTCATCGTCGAGATGGTCGACGTGCTCGCGCCCTTCTACCGTGGCGGACGACGAATCCCGGACCTCCTTGAGCCGCGACCGCACGTATCGATCGATCCTGCGGTGCGTGGGGGAGAACCGGTCGTCGAAGGCACACGTATCCCGGCCGCTGAGGTGGCCGCGCTCCTTCGAGACGGTGTGAAGCCTTCGGAGATCAGCGACTACTACCCGGGCGTCACGCCGGAGGCCGCTCTCGACGCGGCGGACTTCGTCGACTATGTCGACAGCTATGCCGATGACGCGGAGATCCGGCAGGCCGCGTCTTGA
- a CDS encoding ABC transporter ATP-binding protein: MSVIITDNLTKRFPRVTALDRLTVDVQPGVVGLVGANGAGKSTLIKILLGLAPATEGTARVLGLDVATEGAAIRERVGYMPEHDCLPPDVSATEFVVHMARMSGLPPTAARERTADTLRHVGLYEERYRPIGTYSTGMKQRVKLAQALVHDPRLVLLDEPTNGLDPAGRDEMLELIRRVHSDFGISVLVTSHLLGELERTCDHVVVVDGGKLLRSSSTADFTKATALLAVEVTDRLSEPGFDVVGALRERLTGDGLTVTGDGARVLLVEIADEDTYDLVRDAVADLGVGLVRMEQRRHRIAEVFQDRPADDRPEEATSHV; encoded by the coding sequence GTGTCTGTCATCATTACGGACAACCTCACCAAGAGGTTCCCCCGGGTCACCGCGCTGGATCGGCTTACCGTCGATGTGCAGCCCGGAGTGGTCGGCCTGGTCGGAGCGAACGGCGCAGGCAAGTCCACACTCATCAAGATCCTGCTGGGCCTGGCCCCGGCCACCGAGGGTACCGCCCGTGTGCTGGGCCTGGACGTGGCCACCGAGGGCGCGGCGATCCGTGAGCGCGTCGGCTACATGCCGGAGCACGACTGCCTGCCGCCGGACGTCTCGGCCACCGAGTTCGTCGTCCACATGGCCCGGATGTCCGGACTGCCGCCGACCGCCGCGCGCGAGCGCACGGCCGACACGCTGCGCCACGTCGGCCTGTACGAGGAGCGCTACCGGCCGATCGGGACCTACTCGACCGGGATGAAGCAGCGGGTGAAGCTCGCTCAGGCCCTGGTCCACGACCCTCGCCTGGTGCTGCTGGACGAGCCGACCAACGGGCTCGACCCGGCCGGCCGGGACGAGATGCTGGAGCTGATCCGGCGGGTCCACAGCGACTTCGGCATCTCGGTGCTGGTGACCTCGCACCTGCTCGGCGAGTTGGAGCGGACCTGCGACCACGTGGTCGTGGTCGACGGCGGGAAGCTGCTGCGGTCCTCCTCCACCGCCGACTTCACCAAGGCCACCGCGCTGCTCGCGGTCGAGGTGACCGACCGGCTGTCCGAGCCCGGGTTCGACGTGGTGGGCGCCCTGCGCGAGCGGCTGACCGGTGACGGACTCACGGTCACCGGCGACGGCGCCCGGGTGCTGCTGGTGGAGATAGCCGACGAGGACACCTACGACCTGGTCCGCGACGCCGTGGCCGACCTGGGCGTCGGCCTGGTCCGGATGGAGCAGCGCCGCCACCGCATCGCCGAGGTCTTCCAGGACCGTCCCGCCGACGACCGTCCCGAGGAGGCGACCAGCCATGTCTGA
- a CDS encoding MFS transporter: protein MPRTTYQDPTALRSAAAAPRVPSRPARIAAHPLTALIGILLVSVNMRAAVSAVSPLLSDISGHYGLSSTAGGLLTTLPVLLMGVTASLVPRLIRRFGPELVVLGALLLLAAGVGLRVMSGVGPLFAGSIVVGAAISLLNVTMPGLVKRDFPDRAAMMTGVYSTAMIVGATFAAALSVPMEHAFGGWQGSLASWSVLALVAAALWLPQVVGAGRSTAANPGQSARTQGGGRLPGLWRHPLAWQLAVFMGIMSLLAYTLIAWMPTVLTDHGMSRGTAGLIFAFCNLIQVVGAFLVPLAAGRMTTQRPLVVLMMACYAVGIAGLMIAPVSGAWIWAALLGIAMGGGFGLAMALVVLRSGGAGVASQLSGMSQMVGYFIAACGPVGVGALHQLTGGWTLPLALLLVCCALALVAGLGAARAVTLRATTTQP, encoded by the coding sequence ATGCCCCGCACCACGTACCAGGACCCGACCGCGCTGCGGTCCGCAGCCGCAGCCCCCCGCGTCCCCTCCCGCCCGGCCCGGATCGCCGCGCACCCGCTGACCGCGCTGATCGGCATCCTGCTGGTGTCGGTCAACATGCGCGCCGCCGTCTCCGCCGTCTCGCCGCTGCTCAGCGACATCAGCGGGCACTACGGCCTGTCCAGCACCGCCGGCGGACTGCTCACCACACTGCCGGTGCTGCTGATGGGCGTCACCGCCTCGCTGGTACCCCGGCTGATCCGCAGGTTCGGCCCGGAGCTGGTGGTCCTCGGCGCACTGCTGCTGCTCGCGGCCGGGGTCGGACTACGGGTCATGAGCGGCGTCGGACCGCTGTTCGCGGGCAGCATCGTGGTCGGCGCGGCCATCTCGCTGCTGAACGTGACCATGCCCGGCCTGGTCAAGCGGGACTTCCCGGACCGGGCCGCGATGATGACCGGCGTCTACTCCACCGCCATGATCGTCGGCGCGACCTTCGCCGCCGCGCTGTCCGTACCGATGGAGCACGCCTTCGGCGGCTGGCAGGGCTCGCTCGCCTCCTGGTCGGTACTGGCGCTGGTGGCCGCCGCGCTGTGGCTGCCGCAGGTCGTCGGCGCCGGCCGGAGCACCGCCGCGAACCCCGGGCAGTCCGCGCGGACCCAGGGCGGCGGGCGGCTGCCCGGACTCTGGCGGCACCCGCTGGCCTGGCAGCTGGCCGTGTTCATGGGGATCATGTCGCTGCTCGCGTACACCCTGATCGCCTGGATGCCGACGGTGCTCACCGACCACGGCATGTCCCGCGGCACCGCCGGGCTGATCTTCGCCTTCTGCAACCTGATCCAGGTGGTCGGCGCGTTCCTGGTACCGCTGGCGGCCGGGCGGATGACCACCCAGCGTCCGCTGGTGGTGCTGATGATGGCTTGCTACGCGGTCGGCATCGCCGGACTGATGATCGCCCCGGTCTCCGGCGCCTGGATCTGGGCGGCGCTGCTCGGGATCGCCATGGGCGGCGGCTTCGGCCTGGCCATGGCGCTGGTGGTGCTGCGCTCCGGCGGCGCCGGGGTGGCCTCGCAGCTGTCCGGGATGTCGCAGATGGTGGGCTACTTCATCGCCGCCTGCGGCCCGGTGGGCGTGGGCGCGCTGCACCAGCTCACCGGCGGCTGGACGCTGCCGCTGGCGCTGCTGCTGGTGTGCTGCGCCCTGGCCCTGGTCGCGGGCCTGGGCGCGGCCCGCGCGGTCACCCTGCGGGCCACCACCACCCAGCCCTGA
- the serS gene encoding serine--tRNA ligase — protein MIDLRLLREDPDRVRASQRARGEDVALVDSLLSADERRRSSGSRYDELRNEQKQLGKLIPKAQGEEKAELLKRTAVLAAEVKAANVEQNEADEEAQRLLGQLANLLHPDAPIGGEEDFVTLEHVGTPRDFAAEGFEPRDHVELGRLLGAIDIERAAKVSGSRFYYLTGIGALLELALVNMAIAQAVEAGFTPMLTPALVKPRAMEGTGFLGQAAENVFRLEEDDFYLVGTSEVPLAAYHMDEIIDADRLPLRYAGFSPCFRREAGTYGKDTRGIIRVHQFDKVEMFSYVAPEQAEAEHAKLLQWEKDFLNKLELAYRVIDVASGDLGASAYRKFDIEAWIPTQGKFRELTSTSNCTEFQARRLDIRMRGGEEGRNRPLATLNGTLCAVPRTIVAILETHQQADGSVTVPEALRPYLGGRTVLEPITS, from the coding sequence GTGATTGACCTTCGTCTGCTTCGTGAGGACCCCGACCGTGTGCGTGCGTCGCAGCGCGCCCGAGGAGAGGACGTCGCCCTCGTCGACTCCCTCCTGAGTGCCGACGAGCGGCGCCGATCGTCCGGTTCCCGGTACGACGAGCTGCGCAACGAGCAGAAGCAGCTGGGCAAGCTGATCCCCAAGGCCCAGGGCGAGGAGAAGGCGGAGCTGCTGAAGCGCACCGCCGTGCTCGCGGCCGAGGTCAAGGCGGCCAACGTCGAGCAGAACGAGGCCGACGAGGAGGCCCAGCGGCTGCTCGGGCAGCTCGCCAACCTGCTCCACCCCGACGCCCCGATCGGTGGCGAGGAGGACTTCGTCACCCTGGAGCACGTCGGCACCCCGCGTGACTTCGCCGCCGAGGGCTTCGAGCCGCGCGACCACGTCGAGCTCGGCCGGCTGCTCGGCGCCATCGACATCGAGCGCGCCGCCAAGGTCTCCGGCTCGCGCTTCTACTACCTGACCGGCATCGGCGCGCTGCTGGAGCTGGCGCTGGTCAACATGGCCATCGCCCAGGCCGTCGAGGCGGGCTTCACCCCGATGCTGACCCCGGCGCTGGTCAAGCCGCGCGCCATGGAGGGCACCGGCTTCCTCGGCCAGGCCGCCGAGAACGTCTTCCGGCTGGAGGAGGACGACTTCTACCTGGTCGGCACGTCCGAGGTGCCGCTCGCGGCGTACCACATGGACGAGATCATCGACGCGGACCGGCTGCCGCTGCGCTACGCCGGGTTCTCGCCCTGCTTCCGGCGCGAGGCCGGGACGTACGGCAAGGACACCCGGGGCATCATCCGGGTGCACCAGTTCGACAAGGTGGAGATGTTCTCCTACGTCGCGCCGGAGCAGGCCGAGGCCGAGCACGCCAAGCTGCTCCAGTGGGAGAAGGACTTCCTGAACAAGCTGGAACTGGCCTACCGGGTGATCGACGTCGCCTCCGGCGACCTGGGCGCGTCCGCGTACCGCAAGTTCGACATCGAGGCCTGGATCCCGACCCAGGGCAAGTTCCGCGAGCTCACCTCGACCTCCAACTGCACCGAGTTCCAGGCCCGGCGGCTGGACATCCGGATGCGCGGCGGCGAGGAGGGCCGCAACCGCCCGCTGGCCACGCTGAACGGCACGCTGTGCGCGGTCCCGCGGACCATCGTGGCGATCCTGGAGACGCACCAGCAGGCGGACGGGTCGGTCACCGTGCCGGAGGCGCTGCGGCCCTACCTCGGCGGCCGGACGGTACTGGAGCCGATCACCTCGTGA
- a CDS encoding ABC transporter permease → MNLTVARLTARGLLGRRRGLLLLAVPGLLLVLSVVIRVAVGQDESTTVDVLGTLALGTLVPLLGLIAGTGAIGPEIDDGSIIYLLAKPLPRWKIITTKLLVSFGCTVVFGAIPTYLAGVILFGDFESVAVAYGIGALVAGAAYSAIFLLLGVVTRHAVVVGLLYSLVWESVIGSFVTGAKTLSVQQWALAVARQIADPGVITSAVHLPTAVPLLVVVTLAASGLAAARLSRLTLAGEQ, encoded by the coding sequence GTGAACCTCACCGTCGCCCGGCTGACCGCGCGCGGTCTGCTCGGCCGCCGCCGCGGCCTGCTGCTGCTCGCGGTGCCCGGACTGCTGCTGGTCCTGTCGGTGGTGATCCGGGTCGCCGTGGGCCAGGACGAGAGCACCACCGTGGACGTCCTGGGCACGCTGGCCCTGGGCACGCTGGTGCCGCTGCTCGGCCTGATCGCCGGGACCGGGGCCATCGGACCCGAGATCGACGACGGCTCGATCATCTACCTGCTGGCGAAGCCGCTGCCGCGGTGGAAGATCATCACCACCAAGCTGCTGGTGTCGTTCGGCTGCACCGTCGTCTTCGGCGCGATCCCGACCTACCTGGCCGGGGTGATCCTGTTCGGCGACTTCGAGAGCGTCGCGGTGGCGTACGGGATCGGCGCGCTGGTCGCCGGGGCCGCCTACAGTGCGATCTTCCTGCTGCTGGGTGTGGTCACCCGGCACGCGGTGGTGGTCGGGCTGCTGTACTCGCTGGTGTGGGAGAGCGTCATCGGCAGCTTCGTCACCGGCGCGAAGACCCTCAGCGTGCAGCAGTGGGCGCTGGCGGTGGCCCGGCAGATCGCCGATCCGGGGGTGATCACCTCGGCGGTGCACCTGCCGACGGCGGTGCCGCTGCTGGTGGTGGTCACCCTGGCCGCGTCGGGGCTGGCGGCGGCGCGGCTGAGCCGGCTGACGCTGGCCGGCGAGCAGTAG
- a CDS encoding ABC transporter permease: MSDRSAMSDPVPAAARADVIHDIGYRHYDGPRLGRGYATRSLYTLTLRGSFGLGRSIKSKILPMGLLALMCVPALIIVAVAVYLKSGKLPLEYERYLSIMDFVIAVFVAAQAPVALSRDLRFMTVPLYFSRPITAGDYVRAKFGAMFSAMFLLTGVPLLIMWIGSLLASMSFSYNLEHFGFGLLAAALYSLLYSSLALVIASATPRRGFGVAGIIMLLLISSAIASIIYFVINRHDQVVDGFMVHHSTAAYWANVISPSGLVDSVVTWMFKLPTSGAGGVPSTLGGFVFLAEIIAVSAAAYGLLVRRYRKI, translated from the coding sequence ATGTCTGACCGTTCGGCCATGTCCGATCCGGTGCCCGCCGCCGCCCGCGCCGACGTCATCCACGACATCGGCTACCGCCACTACGACGGCCCGCGGCTGGGCCGGGGGTACGCGACGCGTTCGCTCTACACGCTGACCCTGCGCGGCAGTTTCGGTCTGGGGCGCTCGATCAAGTCCAAGATCCTGCCGATGGGCCTGCTGGCGCTGATGTGCGTCCCGGCACTGATCATCGTCGCGGTCGCGGTCTACCTGAAGTCGGGCAAGCTGCCGCTGGAGTACGAGCGCTACCTGTCGATCATGGACTTCGTGATCGCGGTGTTCGTCGCCGCGCAGGCGCCGGTGGCGCTCTCCCGCGACCTGCGGTTCATGACCGTGCCGCTGTACTTCTCCCGGCCGATCACCGCCGGTGACTACGTCCGGGCCAAGTTCGGCGCGATGTTCAGCGCGATGTTCCTGCTCACCGGGGTGCCGCTGCTGATCATGTGGATCGGCTCGCTGCTGGCGTCGATGAGCTTCAGCTACAACCTGGAGCACTTCGGCTTCGGCCTGCTGGCCGCCGCGCTGTACTCGCTGCTGTACTCGTCGCTGGCGCTGGTGATCGCCTCCGCCACGCCGCGCCGGGGGTTCGGCGTGGCCGGGATCATCATGCTGCTGCTGATCTCCAGCGCGATCGCCTCGATCATCTACTTCGTGATCAACCGGCACGACCAGGTCGTCGACGGCTTCATGGTGCACCACAGCACCGCCGCCTACTGGGCGAACGTGATCAGCCCGTCCGGACTGGTGGACTCCGTGGTCACCTGGATGTTCAAGCTGCCCACCAGCGGCGCCGGCGGAGTGCCCTCCACCCTCGGCGGGTTCGTCTTCCTCGCCGAGATCATCGCCGTGTCCGCCGCCGCCTACGGACTGCTCGTCCGGCGCTACCGGAAGATCTGA
- a CDS encoding HAD family hydrolase, protein MTASARPFDLIATDLDGTLLRSDHTVSERTRRALAAATAAGAVHIVVTGRSAAWTRPTLDAIGYTGLAVCGQGAQVYDAGAHRELTSVTLDRQLAQLALAKIEAQTGPLLAAVSQDGLDGGFLAGPGYRMQGEDPVTRCDPADFWGEPITRIFIQHPTLGDDELAQTAREIAGQLVDVVLSGAGFVELLPLGLSKATGLALAAARLGVTKDRTIAFGDMPNDLPMFRWAACGVAMANAHPSLLTAADEVTLSNDEDGVACVLEYLFPQS, encoded by the coding sequence GTGACCGCCTCCGCCCGCCCGTTCGACCTGATCGCCACCGATCTGGACGGCACCCTGCTGCGCTCCGACCACACCGTGTCGGAGCGCACCCGGCGGGCGCTGGCCGCGGCCACGGCGGCCGGGGCGGTGCACATCGTGGTGACCGGGCGCTCCGCCGCCTGGACCCGGCCGACCCTGGACGCCATCGGCTACACCGGCCTGGCCGTCTGCGGCCAGGGCGCGCAGGTCTACGACGCGGGTGCGCACCGGGAGCTCACCTCGGTCACCCTGGACCGGCAGCTGGCCCAGCTGGCCCTGGCCAAGATCGAGGCCCAGACCGGCCCGCTGCTGGCCGCGGTCAGCCAGGACGGCCTCGACGGCGGCTTCCTCGCCGGCCCCGGCTACCGGATGCAGGGCGAGGACCCGGTGACCCGCTGCGACCCGGCCGACTTCTGGGGCGAGCCGATCACCCGGATATTCATCCAGCACCCCACCCTCGGCGACGACGAGCTGGCGCAGACCGCCCGGGAGATCGCGGGCCAGCTGGTGGACGTGGTGCTGTCCGGCGCGGGCTTCGTCGAGCTGCTGCCGCTGGGCCTGTCCAAGGCCACCGGCCTGGCGCTGGCGGCGGCCCGGCTCGGGGTGACCAAGGACCGCACCATCGCCTTCGGCGACATGCCCAACGACCTGCCGATGTTCCGCTGGGCCGCCTGCGGCGTGGCCATGGCCAACGCCCACCCCAGCCTGCTCACCGCCGCCGACGAGGTCACCCTCAGCAACGACGAGGACGGCGTGGCCTGCGTCCTGGAGTACCTCTTCCCGCAGTCCTGA
- a CDS encoding damage-control phosphatase ARMT1 family protein, with protein sequence MSTAPVIRSDVPGSFAWGVFHERHPELVRRVLDALPYGPVQRAGVERLLEESTTGVLEPLAADAPDAEQWREWGAGLWGRPWGEAPFLWAESYFYRRLLDATGYFRPGAWQGVDPFAPFKAAELAGAAVDAELTALGGLDGLPEGQRAEALLRSALWGNRADLSFQLTAGAAGSSGSELVADDSALFWGTLERAEGGRVCVVADNAGRELLPDLVLIDHLLARGLATRVVVQVKPQPYYVSDATMADVLAAVQRLRGATGAAAAAVGRRLWRAMDHGTLVVRAHPFLCAPLPFHDLPADLREEFTGAELTILKGDLNYRRLVGDQQWSPTTPFPAAGGFRSPVAALRTLKSDVVVGLDAATVDRLDRTGTPWRTNGRHAVVQVGPGESRAGTGGSDTNHVKKL encoded by the coding sequence ATGTCGACCGCGCCGGTCATTCGTAGTGACGTTCCGGGGTCGTTCGCCTGGGGGGTGTTCCACGAGCGGCATCCCGAGCTCGTACGGCGGGTGCTCGACGCGCTGCCGTACGGGCCGGTGCAGCGGGCGGGGGTGGAGCGGTTGCTGGAGGAGAGCACGACCGGCGTCCTGGAGCCGTTGGCGGCGGACGCGCCGGATGCCGAACAGTGGCGGGAGTGGGGCGCGGGGCTGTGGGGCAGGCCCTGGGGTGAGGCGCCGTTCCTCTGGGCGGAGAGCTACTTCTACCGCCGGTTGCTCGACGCCACCGGCTACTTCCGGCCCGGCGCGTGGCAGGGCGTCGATCCGTTCGCGCCGTTCAAGGCCGCCGAGTTGGCCGGAGCGGCGGTGGACGCCGAACTGACCGCGCTGGGCGGGCTGGACGGCCTGCCGGAGGGGCAGCGGGCGGAGGCGCTGCTGCGGTCCGCGCTCTGGGGCAACCGCGCGGACCTCAGCTTCCAACTCACCGCGGGGGCCGCCGGGTCGAGCGGGTCGGAACTGGTGGCCGACGACAGCGCGTTGTTCTGGGGCACGCTGGAGCGGGCCGAGGGCGGGCGGGTCTGCGTCGTCGCGGACAACGCGGGCCGGGAGCTGCTGCCGGATCTGGTGCTGATCGACCACCTGCTGGCGCGCGGCCTGGCGACGCGGGTCGTGGTCCAGGTGAAGCCCCAGCCCTACTACGTGTCGGACGCGACGATGGCCGACGTCCTCGCCGCGGTGCAGCGGCTGCGCGGCGCGACCGGTGCGGCGGCCGCGGCGGTCGGCCGACGGCTGTGGCGGGCGATGGACCACGGCACGCTGGTGGTCCGCGCGCATCCCTTCCTCTGCGCGCCGCTGCCGTTCCACGACCTGCCCGCCGACCTCCGGGAGGAGTTCACCGGCGCCGAGCTGACTATCCTCAAGGGCGACCTCAACTACCGTCGACTGGTGGGTGATCAGCAGTGGTCGCCGACCACGCCGTTTCCGGCGGCGGGTGGTTTCCGGTCGCCGGTCGCGGCGCTGCGGACGTTGAAGTCGGACGTGGTCGTCGGCCTCGACGCCGCCACCGTCGACCGGCTCGACCGCACCGGGACGCCGTGGCGCACCAACGGGCGCCACGCTGTCGTCCAGGTCGGTCCCGGTGAATCCCGGGCGGGGACGGGAGGTTCGGATACCAATCATGTAAAGAAGTTGTGA